In Nicotiana tabacum cultivar K326 chromosome 21, ASM71507v2, whole genome shotgun sequence, one DNA window encodes the following:
- the LOC107827324 gene encoding protein yippee-like At5g53940 translates to MGRIFVVDLEGRTYKCKFCKTHLALADDLVSRGFHCRRGKAYLFNKAVNVTVGPHEERVMLSGMHTVADIFCCCCGQIVGWKYESAHEESQKYKEGKFVLERDRIIDGVDTEFYIDTRPSISDAEDA, encoded by the exons ATGGGAAGGATATTTGTGGTAGATCTTGAAGGTAGGACATACAAGTGCAAGTTCTGCAAAACCCATCTCGCCCTTGCTGATGACCTTGTTTCCAGG GGATTTCATTGTCGCAGAGGAAAAGCATACCTATTCAATAAAGC GGTGAATGTAACGGTTGGACCTCATGAAGAGAGGGTGATGCTTTCTGGGATGCACACGGTAGCGGACATATTTTGTTGCTGTTGTGGGCAAATTGTTGGCTGGAAATAT GAGTCTGCACATGAGGAAAGCCAGAAGTATAAGGAAGGGAAGTTTGTTCTTGAAAG AGATAGGATCATTGACGGAGTTGACACTGAATTCTACATTGATACTCGTCCGAGTATCAGTGATGCTGAGGATGCATAG